Proteins from a single region of Dyadobacter fanqingshengii:
- a CDS encoding FG-GAP-like repeat-containing protein: MKQHYKTGVYIIFFLILFVAYVVKMRELNSGKSKPNRLTPLKSNSKEQPSIVPDSTISSIQQSLAKREYNISFDSEKNTLQSPNRKQGLRAYYKPGELTVNNRVDSAGHNFSLKLVNEGIFADGKKILSPQSNAKLENADNTLQIKHKGFIEEFVNNEEGVRQNFIIDSAPIDTKELQVRLSVKGLEVHDLKNNELQCYAENKEGKLTSSLIYKDIKCWDADGKILPATLRYEDGLVMLSANVQSAAYPVTIDPIVVNGNPTNANAIVESNQIGAQAGYAVSSAGDVNGDGYSDVLVGAPFFDSGETNEGVVFVYHGSASGLSANAAVTLQGNQNEAQFGTSVSSAGDLNKDGYSDVLVGAPFYTKGETKEGAAMVYYGSASGLNSVATILESNQLNAKFGRAVEGLGDVNGDGFSDVIVGAPLYDKGQADEGAAFIYHGSAAGINLLAANILESNQEKAQFGYCSAGAGDVNGDGYNDVLVGAYAYDKGHENEGAVFVHLGSAVGINNNASVVLEGNQINAQYGWSAATAGDVNGDGYSDIMVGSYLYDYGQTNEGAVFVYHGSAQGIKASAALRLESNQPEAKQGIAVACAGDVNGDGYSDVMIGIWQYDKGESNEGAVVLHHGSPNGLISSPASTLESNQADAGLGWSVKSAGDVNGDGYSDIITGANTYDKGHVDEGASFVWMGRPAGVLNWKMKVIECKNDQAELGFVVAGAGDVNSDGYDDFLVGAPNFDNGQNDEGAVFVYHGSSNGANDVITTQLEGNQINATFGKSVSQAGDVNGDGFDDVIVGAIGYSNQQTNEGAAFVYYGSASGIIANKLTILESDQATAWMGSSVSSAGDVNGDGFSDVIVGSPNFSSEFSTEGAAFVFHGSANGIIQAYNVKLKGGQAAAHLGYSVASAGDVNGDGFSDVIVGSPFFTNAQNTEGAAIIFHGSANGITSLPATIIDSNVAESNFGGSVASAGDVNGDGYSDIIVGAIHYTDWQNNQYKKGAAYVYYGSSSGASLNQFTFLEGNQAYSRMGGSVASAGDLNGDGYGDIVIGVENYTDVEVADAGAAFIYYGSAFKIASGSVPNDILKNTDSKDFDFFGKSVASAGDINGDGYGDLVLGAPLYNNGGVEGGAAFIYYGNNGNNNKNLQNNLRLYNSNLTTPINQSQKAKDDFGAGLYAKSFLGKNKGKLVWETKAMGQGFSKGTNGVITNSTMSSGSQNAYASLGLTGTELKSVIAKQGSATKVRVRVKYDPALALTGQLYGPWRYLPAYLVGNSIAPAPEDVVDDMSETVKQKVDESLARKKGESLYVYPNPASDRLMLKMDGSERIRSVQMLTVEGRSVYRSLTPVSEIDVRNVAAGNYILLVTHLDGSTSTRKVVIEK, translated from the coding sequence ATGAAACAGCATTATAAAACAGGTGTTTACATCATTTTCTTTCTCATATTATTTGTGGCTTATGTCGTGAAAATGCGTGAGCTGAACTCCGGCAAGTCTAAGCCGAATAGGCTAACTCCTTTAAAATCAAACAGCAAAGAGCAGCCCAGCATTGTCCCGGACAGCACCATAAGCAGCATTCAGCAAAGCCTGGCCAAGCGGGAATACAACATTTCTTTCGACTCCGAAAAGAACACATTGCAAAGCCCCAACCGGAAGCAAGGCCTTCGCGCGTACTATAAACCGGGCGAGCTTACGGTAAACAACCGCGTTGATTCGGCAGGCCATAACTTCTCCTTGAAACTGGTTAATGAAGGCATCTTCGCGGATGGCAAAAAAATCCTTTCACCACAATCAAATGCAAAACTTGAAAATGCAGACAATACACTGCAAATCAAACACAAAGGCTTCATTGAAGAGTTTGTCAATAACGAGGAAGGCGTCCGCCAAAACTTCATCATCGACTCTGCACCCATCGACACGAAGGAATTGCAGGTAAGGTTATCCGTAAAAGGTTTGGAGGTTCATGACTTGAAAAATAATGAGCTGCAATGTTATGCTGAAAATAAAGAAGGCAAACTGACCAGCAGCCTGATTTATAAAGACATTAAGTGCTGGGATGCGGACGGGAAAATATTGCCCGCAACGTTGCGCTATGAAGATGGACTTGTAATGCTAAGCGCTAATGTGCAAAGCGCCGCTTACCCGGTGACCATTGATCCCATTGTTGTAAACGGAAACCCAACCAATGCCAATGCAATCGTGGAAAGCAACCAGATCGGCGCTCAGGCTGGTTACGCAGTATCTTCGGCCGGGGATGTGAATGGCGACGGATACAGCGATGTGCTGGTAGGGGCGCCTTTCTTCGATAGCGGGGAGACTAATGAGGGCGTTGTGTTCGTATACCATGGTTCGGCCTCGGGACTGAGCGCCAATGCGGCGGTAACCTTGCAAGGCAACCAAAACGAAGCCCAGTTCGGCACCAGCGTTTCTTCTGCTGGTGATCTCAATAAAGATGGATATAGTGACGTCCTTGTCGGTGCTCCTTTCTATACCAAAGGTGAGACCAAAGAGGGCGCGGCAATGGTGTACTACGGCTCTGCATCGGGTTTGAACAGCGTAGCGACAATCCTGGAAAGCAATCAGCTAAATGCCAAATTTGGCAGGGCCGTTGAAGGACTTGGCGACGTAAATGGCGATGGTTTCAGCGATGTTATCGTTGGTGCTCCTTTGTATGACAAAGGGCAGGCCGATGAAGGCGCTGCTTTTATTTACCATGGCTCAGCGGCTGGCATTAACCTGTTGGCCGCCAACATTCTCGAGAGTAATCAGGAAAAAGCGCAGTTTGGCTATTGCTCTGCGGGAGCTGGCGATGTAAACGGGGATGGCTACAACGATGTACTCGTGGGCGCATATGCCTACGACAAAGGACATGAAAACGAAGGCGCCGTATTTGTACATCTGGGCTCTGCCGTTGGCATTAACAACAACGCCTCCGTGGTCTTAGAAGGCAATCAAATCAATGCTCAATATGGCTGGTCTGCTGCAACAGCCGGTGATGTGAATGGTGATGGCTATTCCGACATCATGGTTGGGAGCTATTTATACGACTATGGGCAAACAAACGAAGGCGCAGTCTTTGTCTATCATGGATCTGCTCAGGGCATCAAAGCAAGTGCAGCCCTCAGGTTAGAAAGTAATCAACCCGAAGCAAAGCAGGGCATTGCAGTGGCCTGCGCCGGAGACGTCAACGGGGATGGTTACAGCGACGTAATGATCGGCATCTGGCAATATGACAAAGGCGAAAGCAACGAAGGAGCAGTTGTACTGCACCACGGCTCACCCAATGGCCTGATATCCTCACCTGCATCCACACTTGAAAGCAACCAGGCCGATGCTGGATTGGGATGGTCTGTTAAGAGCGCTGGGGATGTGAATGGGGATGGGTATAGCGATATCATCACGGGCGCGAATACTTATGATAAGGGGCATGTGGATGAGGGGGCGTCGTTTGTTTGGATGGGGCGTCCAGCGGGCGTGCTAAACTGGAAAATGAAAGTAATAGAATGCAAGAATGATCAAGCAGAACTAGGATTTGTTGTCGCTGGCGCAGGAGACGTAAATAGCGATGGATACGATGACTTTTTAGTTGGAGCGCCTAACTTTGATAATGGCCAGAACGATGAAGGAGCAGTTTTTGTCTATCACGGTTCATCAAATGGTGCAAATGATGTAATAACAACTCAACTAGAAGGTAATCAGATTAATGCGACATTTGGAAAGTCGGTTTCCCAGGCTGGCGATGTCAACGGCGATGGATTTGATGACGTGATTGTAGGAGCGATAGGCTACAGTAATCAGCAGACCAATGAGGGCGCAGCTTTTGTATACTATGGCTCAGCTTCGGGCATTATAGCTAACAAACTGACTATTCTAGAAAGTGATCAGGCCACTGCCTGGATGGGAAGCTCTGTGTCCAGTGCGGGCGACGTAAACGGAGATGGATTTAGCGATGTAATTGTTGGTTCTCCTAATTTTTCATCTGAATTTTCTACTGAGGGAGCCGCCTTTGTATTTCACGGTTCGGCAAATGGTATAATTCAAGCTTATAATGTGAAATTGAAAGGTGGGCAAGCAGCTGCTCATTTGGGCTATTCCGTAGCTAGCGCAGGCGACGTCAATGGGGATGGATTTTCTGATGTGATTGTCGGCTCTCCTTTTTTTACAAACGCCCAGAATACAGAAGGTGCTGCAATTATTTTTCATGGATCTGCAAATGGAATAACAAGCTTGCCTGCCACTATAATTGACTCTAATGTAGCTGAGTCTAATTTTGGAGGGAGCGTAGCATCAGCGGGCGATGTTAATGGTGATGGCTATTCTGACATTATTGTTGGCGCAATTCACTATACAGATTGGCAGAACAATCAATATAAAAAAGGTGCTGCATATGTTTATTATGGAAGCTCTTCAGGAGCAAGCTTAAATCAATTTACTTTTTTGGAAGGTAACCAAGCCTATTCTCGTATGGGGGGGAGTGTCGCTAGCGCAGGGGATCTAAATGGAGATGGTTATGGCGACATTGTGATAGGTGTAGAAAATTACACTGATGTAGAAGTTGCAGATGCAGGAGCTGCTTTTATTTACTATGGATCTGCATTCAAAATAGCGTCAGGATCCGTGCCGAATGATATCCTCAAAAATACTGACAGCAAAGATTTTGATTTTTTTGGTAAATCTGTTGCTAGCGCAGGTGACATTAACGGTGATGGATATGGCGACCTCGTTTTAGGTGCTCCACTGTATAACAATGGAGGCGTCGAAGGTGGCGCAGCATTTATATATTACGGAAACAACGGCAACAATAACAAAAACCTCCAAAACAACCTCCGCCTCTATAACTCCAACCTCACAACCCCCATCAACCAATCCCAAAAAGCCAAAGATGACTTTGGCGCTGGACTCTACGCCAAATCATTCCTGGGTAAAAACAAAGGCAAGCTGGTTTGGGAGACGAAGGCTATGGGGCAGGGGTTTTCGAAAGGGACCAATGGTGTAATTACGAATAGCACGATGTCGTCCGGTTCGCAGAATGCTTATGCTAGTTTGGGGTTGACTGGGACGGAGCTGAAAAGTGTCATTGCTAAGCAGGGATCTGCAACCAAAGTTCGGGTGCGGGTAAAGTATGATCCTGCGCTTGCCTTAACCGGCCAGCTTTACGGACCGTGGCGTTACTTGCCTGCTTACCTCGTGGGTAACAGCATTGCGCCCGCGCCGGAGGATGTTGTGGACGACATGTCGGAGACTGTGAAGCAGAAGGTGGACGAGTCTTTGGCTAGGAAGAAAGGAGAATCTCTTTACGTATATCCTAATCCGGCATCTGATCGGTTGATGTTGAAAATGGATGGATCGGAGCGGATTAGGAGTGTGCAAATGTTGACGGTTGAGGGGCGTTCGGTTTACCGTTCACTGACACCGGTTTCTGAAATTGACGTCAGGAATGTGGCTGCGGGGAATTATATTTTATTGGTTACGCACTTGGATGGCTCGACAAGCACAAGGAAAGTGGTCATTGAAAAGTAG
- a CDS encoding MFS transporter — MLNKIIESYRVSFSGLSRETWLLSLVILVNRCGYMAVPFMSMYITQSLHRSIADAGLIITLFGAGSVLGGMAGGYLTDIWGFRPVQIVCLVISGLLFVLFGLITNFTGLCFLIVLLSFFVEAFKPANSTAVAAYSSPENLTRSYALNRLATNIGFGFGTSVGGILAAINYSLLFWVDGVVYAFAGVLIMLLLPTAKIVRQSGHVHTPEIKGQSPWKDVLFVRFLVIVMLYMICFILLFRLVPVYWKEEMHIGESTIGILLGMNGIIIALFEMILIQNLANRRPDSYFMVAGTIFSALAFSMLVVPVIAPVLLAAAAVILFTIGEMLALPYISTFVMSRASESNRGKYSAAYSVSQSVAQIIGPAAGGYIAAHWGYNVLWVALVVLSFSCAFGFRTLFQGRVGLG, encoded by the coding sequence ATGTTGAATAAGATCATTGAGAGCTATCGCGTCTCATTCAGCGGACTGAGCAGGGAAACCTGGTTGCTTAGCCTGGTCATTCTGGTGAACCGATGCGGCTATATGGCCGTGCCGTTCATGAGTATGTACATTACGCAAAGCCTTCACAGAAGCATTGCGGACGCTGGTTTAATCATCACATTGTTCGGTGCCGGATCTGTTCTGGGCGGAATGGCGGGTGGTTATCTGACCGACATCTGGGGTTTCAGGCCCGTACAGATCGTCTGTCTGGTAATCAGTGGACTGTTATTCGTTCTTTTCGGGTTGATTACCAATTTTACGGGACTCTGCTTTCTGATCGTGCTACTCAGTTTCTTCGTGGAAGCATTTAAACCCGCGAACAGCACCGCCGTTGCAGCATATTCTTCACCCGAAAACCTCACGCGTTCCTATGCGTTAAACCGCCTGGCTACGAATATTGGTTTCGGATTCGGCACTTCGGTAGGTGGGATCCTGGCGGCTATCAATTATAGTTTGCTGTTCTGGGTTGATGGCGTTGTATATGCTTTTGCAGGGGTATTGATTATGCTTTTGCTGCCAACAGCAAAAATAGTCCGGCAGTCCGGCCATGTCCATACGCCTGAAATCAAAGGGCAATCTCCCTGGAAAGATGTTCTTTTTGTGAGGTTTTTGGTGATCGTAATGCTATATATGATCTGTTTTATACTGCTTTTCAGGCTGGTACCAGTATATTGGAAAGAGGAAATGCACATTGGCGAGTCCACAATTGGGATTTTGCTCGGCATGAACGGCATTATCATAGCATTGTTCGAGATGATCCTCATTCAAAATCTGGCAAACCGTCGTCCTGATTCGTACTTTATGGTCGCAGGAACGATTTTCAGTGCTCTCGCTTTTAGTATGTTGGTAGTTCCGGTGATAGCGCCGGTGCTTCTTGCGGCGGCGGCTGTGATCCTGTTCACGATTGGCGAAATGCTTGCATTGCCTTATATCAGCACATTTGTCATGAGCCGGGCGTCGGAATCTAACAGAGGCAAATACTCGGCTGCTTACTCGGTTTCACAATCCGTTGCACAGATTATCGGTCCGGCAGCTGGCGGCTACATTGCGGCGCATTGGGGTTATAACGTGCTGTGGGTAGCACTGGTTGTGCTGAGTTTTTCGTGCGCATTTGGTTTCAGAACGCTTTTTCAAGGGAGGGTGGGGCTGGGTTAA
- a CDS encoding sulfurtransferase, with protein sequence MEIIKAADVRQFLEDQKSVIVDARGGPDAFERFRSAHIENALFVNLETDLSVKSDNAADGGRHPLPAPVTFGELLGNLGITPESTVIAYDDKKGANAAARFWWMLKAAGHKKVYVVSGGIEALQKAGFRMTKGAAPKPAAAPPYNFVDYQLRYVDADEVADATENPDFLVIDVRENYRFVGESEPIDLVAGHIPGAVNIPFAGNLDKDGNFLSSSELAEKYKSALGTRDPKHVIVHCGSGVTACHTLLALADAGLEGAALYVGSWSEWSRNDRPVATGN encoded by the coding sequence ATGGAAATCATTAAAGCCGCAGATGTCAGACAGTTTCTCGAGGATCAAAAATCAGTCATTGTAGATGCCCGGGGCGGTCCGGATGCATTTGAACGTTTCCGCTCCGCACACATTGAGAATGCACTTTTTGTGAATTTGGAAACAGATCTTTCGGTAAAATCGGACAATGCTGCGGACGGGGGCAGGCACCCTTTGCCAGCACCCGTAACTTTTGGGGAATTGCTAGGGAATTTAGGCATCACGCCAGAATCAACGGTAATTGCTTATGATGATAAAAAAGGCGCAAACGCTGCTGCACGTTTTTGGTGGATGCTAAAAGCGGCAGGTCACAAAAAAGTTTACGTAGTGAGCGGTGGGATCGAAGCTCTTCAAAAAGCCGGATTTCGGATGACGAAGGGGGCTGCTCCAAAGCCCGCTGCGGCTCCGCCATACAACTTTGTTGATTATCAGTTGCGTTACGTAGATGCCGATGAGGTCGCAGACGCAACCGAAAACCCTGATTTCCTCGTGATCGACGTGCGCGAAAATTACCGGTTTGTGGGTGAAAGCGAGCCGATTGATTTGGTGGCGGGACATATTCCGGGGGCTGTGAACATTCCATTTGCAGGAAATCTGGATAAGGACGGCAACTTTTTATCCAGTTCAGAATTGGCTGAAAAATACAAAAGCGCATTAGGCACACGGGACCCGAAGCATGTGATTGTGCATTGCGGATCCGGCGTTACGGCTTGTCATACATTATTGGCGCTTGCCGACGCTGGTTTGGAAGGCGCAGCCCTGTACGTAGGCTCATGGAGTGAATGGTCGCGTAACGACAGGCCCGTCGCAACAGGGAATTGA
- a CDS encoding GNAT family N-acetyltransferase produces MKSSKFLTADLPQLPAMQPADWGDLTPRFAYFIPSPHCHPIKISENGELIAIGTAITHADTVWLACIVVHAAHRKKGLGNAITQDLIANIDRTKYKTIYLDATEYGYPVYAKLGFEVETTYTHMRKTGGAPVTSFSNHIVQFEENYLDQIFDVDQQVSGEDRSGVISDFAKSSLLYVVDSQVQGFYIPEWGDGPIIAISEAAGAALIKRRAMDEAAAVLPTDNDFAISCLEEHHFQFYRTSRRMFLGETRIWQPTGIYNRISGQLG; encoded by the coding sequence ATGAAAAGTTCTAAATTTCTCACAGCCGACTTACCGCAATTGCCTGCCATGCAGCCCGCAGACTGGGGCGATTTGACTCCCCGTTTCGCATATTTCATCCCATCTCCGCATTGCCATCCGATCAAAATTTCTGAAAACGGTGAGCTTATTGCGATCGGCACGGCCATTACGCATGCGGACACGGTGTGGCTTGCGTGTATTGTTGTTCATGCCGCTCATCGGAAAAAAGGGCTCGGTAATGCCATTACACAAGATCTGATTGCGAACATCGACCGGACTAAATATAAAACGATTTACCTGGATGCCACCGAGTATGGTTATCCGGTATATGCAAAACTAGGGTTTGAGGTTGAAACCACTTATACGCATATGCGCAAAACGGGAGGCGCGCCGGTGACCTCTTTTTCCAATCATATCGTGCAGTTTGAAGAAAATTATCTGGATCAAATCTTTGATGTTGACCAGCAGGTTTCCGGCGAAGATCGCAGCGGTGTGATTTCTGATTTTGCCAAATCTTCCTTACTATATGTTGTCGATTCGCAAGTTCAGGGGTTTTACATTCCGGAATGGGGCGATGGGCCTATTATCGCCATTTCTGAGGCTGCGGGCGCAGCATTGATCAAACGAAGGGCTATGGATGAGGCAGCGGCGGTGCTGCCCACGGATAACGATTTTGCAATAAGTTGCCTCGAGGAACACCACTTTCAATTTTACCGCACATCGCGGAGAATGTTTCTGGGAGAAACAAGAATTTGGCAGCCAACCGGCATTTACAACCGGATCAGCGGACAATTGGGGTAA
- the pdxR gene encoding MocR-like pyridoxine biosynthesis transcription factor PdxR: MVQVLSTLLLVEKKSKQPVYLQIANQLMALIRNGTLQTGYRLLSTRQLATLLQVHRRTVVQAYDELLAQGWLESHTGNGTFVAKHLPEIEFSQKHHGTEKTLVPAEKAGFSFNQLPHLDRAILRSNTRLHLDDGFPDPRLAPLEDLSRAYRSQLLGGNPYSRLGYGDTKGSSWLRQELSAYLNETRGMKTLPENILIVRGVIMGLYLVSTALLQPGDNVVVDALGWFGASMNISQAGANLVRVPVDEHGIDVAALEQICQKQTIRMIYVTSHHHYPTTVALRADRRLNLLKLAEQYRFIIFEDDYDCDFHYLSKPLMPLAGADPAGMVMYCGSFTKTISPAFRVGYLVGPADVITYLAKLRRIIDRQGDQMLENAIAELLHTGVIQRHLRKSVRIYKQRRDLFCDLLRSELGEYVKFQVPDGGMAVWTQFNPDINLIKLAEKALQQDLYMSNGTSGIPKGNGFVEPLNSSIRLGFASSNADELKESVEIIRNLLGNLQAN; this comes from the coding sequence ATGGTTCAGGTCCTCTCTACTTTGCTGCTTGTAGAAAAGAAAAGCAAACAGCCCGTGTATCTCCAAATCGCCAATCAACTTATGGCGCTGATCCGCAACGGAACATTGCAAACTGGTTACAGGCTGCTCAGCACCAGGCAATTGGCAACATTGCTACAAGTGCACAGACGCACAGTTGTGCAAGCTTACGACGAGCTGCTGGCACAGGGCTGGCTGGAAAGTCACACAGGCAATGGTACATTCGTAGCCAAACACTTGCCTGAAATTGAATTCTCTCAAAAGCATCATGGAACCGAAAAGACCCTAGTGCCTGCTGAAAAGGCAGGTTTCAGTTTCAATCAGCTACCGCACCTGGACCGGGCAATTCTGCGCAGCAATACCCGGCTGCATCTGGACGACGGCTTCCCGGATCCAAGGCTAGCGCCATTGGAAGACCTGTCCCGGGCTTATCGCAGCCAGTTGTTGGGCGGAAATCCATATTCGCGGTTGGGTTATGGCGACACGAAAGGGTCATCGTGGTTGCGCCAGGAACTATCGGCTTATCTCAACGAGACCCGCGGTATGAAAACATTGCCTGAAAACATCCTCATTGTTCGGGGCGTTATCATGGGTCTCTATCTGGTCAGCACGGCCTTGTTGCAACCTGGTGATAATGTGGTCGTTGATGCGCTTGGCTGGTTTGGTGCCAGCATGAATATCAGTCAGGCCGGGGCGAATCTGGTGCGTGTGCCTGTGGACGAACATGGGATAGATGTTGCTGCGTTGGAGCAAATATGTCAAAAGCAGACGATCAGGATGATTTACGTGACCTCACATCATCATTATCCAACAACTGTTGCCCTCCGTGCAGACCGGCGCCTGAACTTACTGAAATTGGCTGAGCAATATCGCTTCATCATTTTCGAAGATGACTATGATTGCGATTTTCATTATCTGAGCAAACCGTTAATGCCGCTCGCCGGTGCCGATCCTGCCGGGATGGTAATGTATTGCGGCTCTTTTACCAAAACAATTTCGCCAGCTTTCCGCGTAGGCTATCTCGTGGGGCCGGCCGATGTGATTACTTATTTGGCCAAATTACGGCGAATTATTGACCGGCAGGGAGACCAGATGCTGGAAAATGCGATTGCCGAATTGCTGCACACGGGCGTCATCCAGCGACATTTGCGGAAGTCGGTCCGGATTTATAAACAGCGTCGTGATTTGTTCTGTGATCTGTTACGGAGCGAGCTTGGTGAATATGTAAAATTTCAGGTTCCGGATGGCGGGATGGCGGTTTGGACGCAGTTTAATCCGGATATTAATTTGATAAAATTGGCTGAGAAAGCGCTGCAACAGGATCTGTATATGTCCAACGGAACGTCTGGAATTCCAAAAGGCAATGGCTTCGTTGAACCGCTTAACAGCTCCATAAGATTGGGTTTCGCATCTTCAAATGCAGATGAATTGAAGGAAAGTGTTGAGATAATCAGGAATTTATTGGGAAATTTGCAGGCAAATTAG
- a CDS encoding YceI family protein gives MFPKYKLLASTATIVLTSFTFLFIADWEISKGYTIHFDGKYAKGSFSDLSGLITFDPEHPDAAKFDVVIKVASIETGNDLKNKHAKSDKWFDAERFPEIHFTSTKVARIDSAFVVEGMLELHGIRKEIAIPFTFRQQESGSMFYGKFKVHRGDFGIGKTHGKESDSTLVEVSVPVTAK, from the coding sequence ATGTTCCCAAAATACAAGCTCCTCGCGTCAACCGCCACCATCGTATTGACTTCGTTTACATTCCTATTTATTGCCGACTGGGAAATTAGCAAAGGTTACACCATTCATTTCGATGGGAAATATGCAAAAGGATCTTTCTCAGATCTCAGTGGCCTGATTACTTTTGATCCTGAACATCCGGATGCAGCTAAATTTGATGTTGTGATAAAAGTAGCCTCCATTGAAACGGGCAACGATCTGAAAAATAAGCATGCAAAAAGCGACAAATGGTTTGACGCTGAGCGGTTTCCGGAAATACATTTCACCTCGACTAAGGTGGCCAGGATCGATTCAGCGTTTGTCGTTGAAGGAATGTTAGAATTGCATGGAATAAGGAAGGAAATCGCCATTCCCTTCACATTCAGGCAACAAGAATCAGGCTCAATGTTCTACGGCAAGTTCAAAGTCCACCGGGGCGATTTCGGAATTGGCAAAACCCACGGTAAGGAGTCAGACTCAACGCTGGTTGAGGTTTCAGTGCCGGTTACTGCCAAATAA
- a CDS encoding helix-turn-helix domain-containing protein, translating to MNSAELLELNNYPNPQYVGADHYATRGSDFTCFHETKVGTLRFKNSLFPHMHVMDLRWSTNQELTLIGADLSDNVNINFHMAGKLNTRFKGLAEELKMRPKTHNLVFSPMDGDINHVQANSELEMFHISFNKTFFADIIGCDDAWSEQVLNNLFFNRPFSGVTGTLDITPQKLLLIKELRDCSSTGPFRNLMIQSKTLELLGHQINQFRSPNSVHDEIKPDEAEKLHRLRAYLDTHFLDDLSLTQLSRVCVLNEFKVKKGFKLLFGTTVFNYLRKKRMEYAEKLLLDCSLSVEEVAHILGYEHAHHFSAAFKKHNNTSPSKYKSSKRSALF from the coding sequence ATGAATTCTGCTGAACTATTGGAATTGAATAATTATCCCAATCCGCAATACGTGGGAGCGGATCATTATGCCACGCGGGGCAGCGATTTTACCTGTTTTCATGAGACGAAAGTAGGGACACTCCGGTTTAAGAATTCGCTTTTTCCTCATATGCACGTCATGGATCTGCGGTGGAGCACCAATCAGGAGCTTACGCTGATTGGAGCGGATCTTAGCGATAATGTTAATATCAATTTCCACATGGCAGGGAAGCTCAATACCCGTTTCAAAGGCCTTGCAGAAGAACTGAAAATGCGGCCGAAAACGCATAACCTGGTTTTTTCACCTATGGACGGCGATATCAATCATGTGCAAGCCAATTCGGAGCTTGAAATGTTCCACATTAGTTTTAATAAAACTTTTTTTGCCGACATTATAGGTTGCGATGACGCCTGGAGCGAGCAAGTGTTGAATAACCTATTTTTCAACAGACCATTTTCCGGCGTGACCGGAACGCTGGACATTACGCCGCAAAAGTTGTTGTTAATCAAAGAATTAAGGGATTGCAGCTCCACTGGCCCATTTCGAAATTTAATGATCCAATCCAAAACGCTTGAATTACTGGGACATCAAATTAACCAGTTCAGATCTCCCAATTCCGTCCATGACGAAATTAAACCGGATGAAGCTGAGAAATTGCACCGCCTCAGGGCGTATCTGGACACACATTTCCTGGATGATCTGAGCCTCACCCAATTGAGCCGTGTTTGCGTGTTGAATGAATTTAAGGTCAAGAAAGGCTTCAAGCTGCTTTTTGGGACGACTGTATTCAACTATTTGCGCAAGAAGAGGATGGAATATGCTGAAAAACTTTTGCTGGACTGTTCGCTATCTGTGGAAGAAGTAGCCCATATACTGGGATATGAGCATGCCCACCATTTTTCTGCGGCTTTCAAAAAACATAATAATACAAGTCCATCGAAATATAAAAGCAGTAAACGCTCTGCACTTTTTTAA
- a CDS encoding pyridoxamine 5'-phosphate oxidase family protein: MSAPPAHLAPSRLAKRSTQDHEVICSILDEALFCTISYSVDNRPFSIPTAFVRYEDKIYIHGSVGSHFIREIEKGIPVCITVMLTDALVVAKSAFSHSVNYRSVIIFSNAEKVEDFDTKRAAFEWLTNKIVPDSWDYLRPMKDSEVRKTTALAFSFDEACAKTRSGMPKDEEEDLELPIWSGLIPIQTIYLAPVPDELSQDIPLPKHLV; the protein is encoded by the coding sequence ATGAGCGCTCCCCCAGCCCACCTCGCACCAAGCAGACTAGCCAAAAGATCAACACAGGACCATGAAGTAATTTGCTCCATTCTTGATGAAGCGCTGTTCTGCACAATCAGCTATTCAGTGGACAACCGCCCATTTTCCATCCCGACCGCATTCGTGCGTTATGAAGATAAAATATACATTCATGGCTCCGTAGGCAGTCATTTTATCAGGGAAATTGAGAAAGGCATTCCCGTCTGCATCACGGTTATGCTCACAGACGCGCTGGTTGTTGCTAAATCTGCGTTCAGTCATTCGGTCAATTACAGATCGGTTATTATTTTTTCAAATGCTGAAAAGGTAGAAGATTTCGACACGAAAAGGGCTGCATTTGAATGGCTTACGAACAAGATCGTCCCTGACAGCTGGGATTATCTGCGCCCGATGAAAGACAGTGAAGTCAGAAAAACCACCGCGCTGGCATTCTCGTTCGACGAAGCGTGCGCCAAAACCAGGTCAGGAATGCCGAAGGATGAAGAGGAAGATTTGGAGCTGCCGATCTGGTCGGGCCTTATTCCTATTCAGACAATATATCTCGCTCCCGTTCCCGACGAATTAAGCCAGGATATTCCGTTGCCAAAACATTTGGTTTAA